One Fundulus heteroclitus isolate FHET01 chromosome 11, MU-UCD_Fhet_4.1, whole genome shotgun sequence DNA segment encodes these proteins:
- the zdhhc23a gene encoding palmitoyltransferase ZDHHC23 isoform X1, with protein MKWEKLKPPEPDDPMCCCECDTYKYRCCCDCEDLDEAFSSWLKEKPPSCGLQSPVFETMIDSLEISMIPALLLLPLLLRAAALHYLLGAVILTALPGLVLSYYHTTHRRKRRTLFFLTLALYSLAYMYYLFVTEILPRGDVSPLQTCAVTTGMILTVASLVHTKRGPGFVTASLHKANPTHSDGSIQSTASGETGPQSATEKWTLCPVCKIMRPPRAGHCRTCGSCVQRLDHHCVWINSCVGQANHRSFLQTLCVFVLTSVYGIGLVLRSLCPRQSLMTALFYCPGVYSQPSTALCFTCCWYSTIITAGLFYLLVAQVVSISFNVTGREAQLALRNKKGQRRLWGIAIDTGEYSRGFYRNWVEFLTMTDSSASLHSSPTDLV; from the exons ATGAAATGGGAGAAGCTGAAGCCTCCAGAGCCGGATGATCCTATGTGTTGTTGTGAATGTGATACCTACAAGTACAGGTGTTGCTGTGACTGTGAAGACCTGGATGAAGCTTTCAGTAG CTGGCTGAAGGAGAAACCCCCTTCCTGTGGGCTTCAGTCGCCTGTGTTTGAGACCATGATCGACAGCCTGGAGATCTCCATGATCCCGGCCCTGCTTCTGCTGCCTCTCCTGCTGAGAGCTGCGGCTCTGCACTACCTGCTGGGCGCCGTCATCCTGACGGCTCTGCCGGGCCTGGTGCTCTCTTACTACCACACCACCCACCGCAGGAAGAGGCGCACCCTCTTCTTCCTCACCCTGGCGCTGTACTCTCTGGCCTACATGTATTATCTCTTCGTCACGGAGATTCTGCCCCGCGGGGACGTCAGCCCCCTGCAGACGTGCGCCGTGACCACGGGGATGATTCTCACCGTAGCTTCCCTCGTTCACACCAAGAGAGGTCCGGGGTTCGTCACCGCATCTCTGCACAAAGCAAACCCAACTCATTCTGATGGATCTATTCAGTCCACAGCCTCGGGAGAGACAGGGCCACAGTCCGCAACCGAAAAATGGACCTTGTGTCCTGTGTGCAAAATAATGCGACCCCCGCGCGCCGGACACTGCAGAACCTGTGGATCATGTGTTCAGCGTCTGGACCACCACTGCGTCTG GATAAACAGCTGCGTGGGACAAGCCAATCACCGCAGCTTCCTGCAGAccctctgtgtgtttgtgctgaCCTCCGTGTACGGGATCGGTTTGGTGCTCCGCAGCCTCTGCCCCCGTCAGTCTCTGATGACGGCCCTGTTCTACTGCCCCGGCGTCTACAGCCAGCCCAG CACAGCCCTTTGCTTCACCTGCTGTTGGTACAGCACCATCATCACCGCTGGACTGTTCTACCTTCTGGTGGCCCAGGTTGTGAGCATCAGCTTCAACGTGACGGGGCGGGAGGCTCAGCTGGCTCTGAGgaacaagaagggccagagacGCCTGTGGGGAATCGCCATCGACACTGGAGAGTATTCGCGCGGCTTCTATCGGAACTGGGTTGAGTTCCTCACCATGACAGATTCCTCTGCGTCTTTGCACTCCAGCCCCACCGACTTGGTCTAG
- the zdhhc23a gene encoding palmitoyltransferase ZDHHC23 isoform X2, producing MKWEKLKPPEPDDPMCCCECDTYKYRCCCDCEDLDEAFSSWLKEKPPSCGLQSPVFETMIDSLEISMIPALLLLPLLLRAAALHYLLGAVILTALPGLVLSYYHTTHRRKRRTLFFLTLALYSLAYMYYLFVTEILPRGDVSPLQTCAVTTGMILTVASLVHTKRGPGFVTASLHKANPTHSDGSIQSTASGETGPQSATEKWTLCPVCKIMRPPRAGHCRTCGSCVQRLDHHCVCTALCFTCCWYSTIITAGLFYLLVAQVVSISFNVTGREAQLALRNKKGQRRLWGIAIDTGEYSRGFYRNWVEFLTMTDSSASLHSSPTDLV from the exons ATGAAATGGGAGAAGCTGAAGCCTCCAGAGCCGGATGATCCTATGTGTTGTTGTGAATGTGATACCTACAAGTACAGGTGTTGCTGTGACTGTGAAGACCTGGATGAAGCTTTCAGTAG CTGGCTGAAGGAGAAACCCCCTTCCTGTGGGCTTCAGTCGCCTGTGTTTGAGACCATGATCGACAGCCTGGAGATCTCCATGATCCCGGCCCTGCTTCTGCTGCCTCTCCTGCTGAGAGCTGCGGCTCTGCACTACCTGCTGGGCGCCGTCATCCTGACGGCTCTGCCGGGCCTGGTGCTCTCTTACTACCACACCACCCACCGCAGGAAGAGGCGCACCCTCTTCTTCCTCACCCTGGCGCTGTACTCTCTGGCCTACATGTATTATCTCTTCGTCACGGAGATTCTGCCCCGCGGGGACGTCAGCCCCCTGCAGACGTGCGCCGTGACCACGGGGATGATTCTCACCGTAGCTTCCCTCGTTCACACCAAGAGAGGTCCGGGGTTCGTCACCGCATCTCTGCACAAAGCAAACCCAACTCATTCTGATGGATCTATTCAGTCCACAGCCTCGGGAGAGACAGGGCCACAGTCCGCAACCGAAAAATGGACCTTGTGTCCTGTGTGCAAAATAATGCGACCCCCGCGCGCCGGACACTGCAGAACCTGTGGATCATGTGTTCAGCGTCTGGACCACCACTGCGTCTG CACAGCCCTTTGCTTCACCTGCTGTTGGTACAGCACCATCATCACCGCTGGACTGTTCTACCTTCTGGTGGCCCAGGTTGTGAGCATCAGCTTCAACGTGACGGGGCGGGAGGCTCAGCTGGCTCTGAGgaacaagaagggccagagacGCCTGTGGGGAATCGCCATCGACACTGGAGAGTATTCGCGCGGCTTCTATCGGAACTGGGTTGAGTTCCTCACCATGACAGATTCCTCTGCGTCTTTGCACTCCAGCCCCACCGACTTGGTCTAG
- the zdhhc23a gene encoding palmitoyltransferase ZDHHC23 isoform X3, whose amino-acid sequence MIDSLEISMIPALLLLPLLLRAAALHYLLGAVILTALPGLVLSYYHTTHRRKRRTLFFLTLALYSLAYMYYLFVTEILPRGDVSPLQTCAVTTGMILTVASLVHTKRGPGFVTASLHKANPTHSDGSIQSTASGETGPQSATEKWTLCPVCKIMRPPRAGHCRTCGSCVQRLDHHCVWINSCVGQANHRSFLQTLCVFVLTSVYGIGLVLRSLCPRQSLMTALFYCPGVYSQPSTALCFTCCWYSTIITAGLFYLLVAQVVSISFNVTGREAQLALRNKKGQRRLWGIAIDTGEYSRGFYRNWVEFLTMTDSSASLHSSPTDLV is encoded by the exons ATGATCGACAGCCTGGAGATCTCCATGATCCCGGCCCTGCTTCTGCTGCCTCTCCTGCTGAGAGCTGCGGCTCTGCACTACCTGCTGGGCGCCGTCATCCTGACGGCTCTGCCGGGCCTGGTGCTCTCTTACTACCACACCACCCACCGCAGGAAGAGGCGCACCCTCTTCTTCCTCACCCTGGCGCTGTACTCTCTGGCCTACATGTATTATCTCTTCGTCACGGAGATTCTGCCCCGCGGGGACGTCAGCCCCCTGCAGACGTGCGCCGTGACCACGGGGATGATTCTCACCGTAGCTTCCCTCGTTCACACCAAGAGAGGTCCGGGGTTCGTCACCGCATCTCTGCACAAAGCAAACCCAACTCATTCTGATGGATCTATTCAGTCCACAGCCTCGGGAGAGACAGGGCCACAGTCCGCAACCGAAAAATGGACCTTGTGTCCTGTGTGCAAAATAATGCGACCCCCGCGCGCCGGACACTGCAGAACCTGTGGATCATGTGTTCAGCGTCTGGACCACCACTGCGTCTG GATAAACAGCTGCGTGGGACAAGCCAATCACCGCAGCTTCCTGCAGAccctctgtgtgtttgtgctgaCCTCCGTGTACGGGATCGGTTTGGTGCTCCGCAGCCTCTGCCCCCGTCAGTCTCTGATGACGGCCCTGTTCTACTGCCCCGGCGTCTACAGCCAGCCCAG CACAGCCCTTTGCTTCACCTGCTGTTGGTACAGCACCATCATCACCGCTGGACTGTTCTACCTTCTGGTGGCCCAGGTTGTGAGCATCAGCTTCAACGTGACGGGGCGGGAGGCTCAGCTGGCTCTGAGgaacaagaagggccagagacGCCTGTGGGGAATCGCCATCGACACTGGAGAGTATTCGCGCGGCTTCTATCGGAACTGGGTTGAGTTCCTCACCATGACAGATTCCTCTGCGTCTTTGCACTCCAGCCCCACCGACTTGGTCTAG